From Solanum lycopersicum chromosome 8, SLM_r2.1, the proteins below share one genomic window:
- the LOC101245866 gene encoding protein OXIDATIVE STRESS 3 LIKE 4, producing the protein MSSVQVDQNEVIVDDNDMMTNLIKKDDEIYSKSSSIGVLSHGDSGDDEDGEEAQSKGLVEEGSLNSLAALEAALPFKRGLSGFYEGKSKTFMNLGDVKNIEDVEKEESPLNKRRRLTMATTLYKWGSSSSSSMPLLTPNDGENTHNVEVEQEFKSSTSSTSFNSVDSTTTTTKPFIN; encoded by the exons ATGTCTTCAGTTCAAGTTGATCAAAATGAAGTTATTGTTGATGATAATGACATGAtgacaaatttaattaaaaaagacgATGAAATTTATTCCAAGTCGTCTTCAATTGGTGTGCTGAGTCATGGAGATAGTGGTGATGATGAAGATGGCGAAGAAGCACAAAGCAAGGGTCTTGTTGAGGAAGGATCCCTCAACTCTTTGGCTGCATTGGAAGCTGCGCTTCCTTTTAA aCGGGGATTATCAGGATTTTATGAAGGAAAATCGAAGACATTCATGAATTTGGGTGATGTGAAAAATATAGAAGATGTTGAAAAGGAAGAAAGCCCTTTGAACAAAAGGAGACGTTTGACTATGGCAACTACCTTGTATAAATGGGGTAGTAGTAGCTCAAGTTCAATGCCTCTTTTGACACCTAATGATGGTGAAAACACACACAATGTTGAGGTTGAACAAGAGTTCAAATCATCCACTAGCAGCACTAGCTTTAATTCCGTTGattccaccaccaccaccaccaagcCATTCATCAACTAA